One Pseudodesulfovibrio cashew DNA window includes the following coding sequences:
- a CDS encoding RsmB/NOP family class I SAM-dependent RNA methyltransferase — MTSELRTFRLVCGEADAPVVEALLSAQGFGFEPEPFYPMARKLTREPFPLGESLAARFGRIYIQDRSSMLPPLLLDPPSGASVLDMCSAPGSKTSLLSRLVGRDGFVFASEASADRLGTLRANLRRTGAVNVATTKAMAQDLPFSACSWDYIQLDPPCSGWGTVDKNPKVMELWSESKTAPLVALQKTLLEKAASMLVPGGTVLFSTCTTNVEENEAQVAWALETLDLELVPLAPPPGFVFGEPLLPGMDGVLRVAEESMGQGFFLARFRKKGGECATDGARVQKRELPGRPLRLDRTEGGRTLALGNLPPGETYDFGGKVFFLHDQALARIPDSLRWQGALLGKIAGRGDRATFRPDGMARVLLPRTVKGGMVDILNVDEVEPLARLVSGQSVSFQSGKGGVGLSYRGLPLVWLSRKGKRVMLSSK; from the coding sequence ATGACCAGTGAACTTCGCACTTTCCGGCTCGTATGCGGCGAGGCCGATGCTCCCGTCGTCGAGGCCCTACTTTCTGCTCAGGGATTCGGCTTCGAACCCGAACCGTTCTATCCGATGGCCCGAAAACTGACCCGCGAGCCTTTTCCCCTCGGGGAGAGCCTGGCCGCGCGCTTCGGCCGTATCTACATTCAGGACCGCTCATCAATGCTGCCGCCGCTGTTGCTCGATCCGCCTTCGGGGGCAAGCGTGCTGGACATGTGTTCCGCGCCGGGCAGCAAGACCAGCCTGCTCTCACGCCTGGTTGGGCGCGATGGGTTCGTGTTCGCCTCCGAAGCGTCCGCCGACCGGTTGGGCACCCTGCGGGCCAACCTCCGCCGCACCGGCGCCGTCAACGTGGCCACGACCAAGGCCATGGCCCAGGACCTGCCGTTCTCGGCCTGTTCCTGGGATTACATCCAGCTCGACCCGCCCTGCAGCGGGTGGGGAACCGTGGACAAGAATCCCAAGGTCATGGAGTTGTGGTCCGAATCCAAGACCGCTCCGCTGGTAGCTTTGCAAAAGACGCTCCTGGAAAAGGCGGCGTCTATGCTCGTCCCCGGAGGCACGGTCCTGTTTTCCACCTGCACGACCAATGTGGAGGAGAACGAGGCGCAGGTGGCCTGGGCGCTGGAGACGTTGGATCTCGAATTGGTGCCGCTTGCTCCGCCGCCGGGATTCGTTTTCGGAGAGCCGTTGCTGCCCGGCATGGATGGCGTCCTCAGGGTGGCCGAGGAGTCCATGGGACAGGGGTTCTTCCTGGCCCGCTTCCGGAAAAAGGGAGGGGAGTGCGCAACGGACGGTGCCCGCGTGCAAAAACGGGAACTGCCGGGGCGTCCGCTGAGGCTGGACCGCACTGAAGGCGGGCGCACGTTGGCTCTGGGCAACCTTCCGCCCGGCGAGACCTATGACTTCGGCGGCAAGGTCTTTTTTCTGCACGACCAGGCGCTGGCTCGCATCCCGGACTCGTTGCGCTGGCAGGGGGCTCTGTTGGGCAAGATCGCTGGGCGCGGCGACCGAGCCACTTTTCGGCCCGACGGCATGGCCCGCGTCCTGCTGCCGAGGACGGTAAAAGGCGGTATGGTGGACATACTGAATGTGGATGAGGTCGAGCCCCTTGCGCGTTTGGTATCAGGGCAGAGTGTTTCCTTCCAGTCCGGCAAGGGTGGGGTGGGGCTATCTTATCGCGGTCTCCCTCTGGTTTGGCTTTCCCGCAAGGGGAAGCGGGTTATGTTGTCCAGTAAATAG
- a CDS encoding TRAP transporter substrate-binding protein → MKKLITLTATMALLALMAVSALAGTTLTYANFPPAPTFPCVQMERWAKEVEKRTGGEVSIQTFPGSTLLGPKNMLRGVQTGQADIGCLSLAYYPGVFPVMSAVNLPVAFTSTEVASLVMWDLFTKYQPAEFKDVKVLTLFTSAPSHVMSKTPVKTLADLKGLELRASGTILQILGNLGAQGVGMPMSQTPEALQKGVVKGLVSSYDVLKDMNFAETCRYETVTNLPVYPFAVIMNKARWESLSYNAKKVLNELAPEQARWTGKYLDDYTSQALAWGKEKYQIEEFTLTPAEYAEIKAKSSGLVDAWKEGAAKAGADADAVLADMLSLKQKYETELGK, encoded by the coding sequence ATGAAAAAACTGATCACCCTGACGGCGACCATGGCGCTGCTGGCGCTCATGGCCGTCTCCGCCCTGGCCGGAACGACCCTGACCTACGCCAACTTCCCGCCCGCGCCCACCTTCCCCTGCGTCCAGATGGAACGCTGGGCCAAGGAAGTGGAGAAACGCACCGGCGGCGAGGTCTCCATCCAGACGTTCCCCGGCTCCACCCTGCTCGGCCCCAAGAACATGCTGCGCGGCGTCCAGACCGGCCAGGCGGATATCGGCTGCCTGAGCCTGGCATACTACCCCGGCGTGTTCCCGGTCATGTCCGCCGTGAACCTGCCCGTGGCCTTCACCTCCACCGAGGTGGCCAGCCTGGTCATGTGGGACCTGTTCACCAAGTACCAACCCGCCGAGTTCAAGGACGTCAAGGTGCTCACGCTTTTCACTTCGGCTCCGTCCCACGTCATGAGCAAGACGCCCGTCAAGACCCTGGCCGACCTCAAGGGGCTTGAGCTGCGGGCCTCGGGCACCATCCTCCAGATCCTCGGCAACCTTGGCGCCCAGGGCGTGGGCATGCCCATGTCCCAGACCCCGGAAGCCCTCCAGAAGGGTGTGGTCAAAGGCCTCGTGTCGTCCTACGACGTGCTCAAGGACATGAATTTCGCCGAGACCTGCCGCTATGAGACGGTCACCAACCTGCCCGTGTACCCGTTCGCGGTGATCATGAACAAGGCGCGCTGGGAGTCCCTGTCCTACAACGCCAAGAAGGTCCTGAACGAGCTCGCCCCCGAGCAGGCCCGCTGGACCGGCAAGTACCTGGACGACTACACAAGCCAGGCCCTGGCCTGGGGCAAGGAAAAGTACCAGATCGAAGAGTTCACCCTGACTCCCGCCGAGTACGCGGAGATCAAGGCCAAGAGCTCCGGTCTGGTTGACGCCTGGAAGGAAGGCGCGGCCAAGGCCGGAGCCGATGCCGACGCCGTCCTGGCCGACATGCTCTCCCTGAAACAGAAATACGAAACCGAACTCGGCAAGTAG
- a CDS encoding class I SAM-dependent DNA methyltransferase, whose product MISKNKILDKVYTARTHAELMDAYKDWAGDYEEDTVGGFGYVAPKIAADVLHGHLDDPTALILDAGCGTGLVGEALSAQGYSNMDALDYSPDMLARAERKGLYHTHLNADLSRPLDIADDSYDAVVSAGTFTYGHVDASALGELARITKPGGFITITIRDGAFDDHDYPEKMRELETKRTWKQIEIRDEDYLQKEGVGCKVCTFQII is encoded by the coding sequence ATGATTTCCAAGAACAAGATCCTGGACAAGGTATATACCGCCAGGACCCACGCCGAACTGATGGATGCCTACAAGGACTGGGCTGGCGACTATGAAGAGGACACCGTAGGCGGCTTCGGCTACGTGGCGCCGAAGATCGCGGCGGATGTCCTGCACGGGCACCTGGACGACCCGACAGCCCTCATACTCGACGCGGGCTGCGGCACCGGACTGGTTGGCGAGGCGCTTTCCGCACAGGGATACTCCAACATGGACGCCCTGGACTACTCGCCCGACATGCTCGCCCGGGCCGAACGCAAGGGCCTCTATCACACCCACCTCAACGCCGACCTCTCGCGCCCCCTGGACATCGCCGACGACTCGTACGACGCCGTGGTCTCCGCCGGCACGTTCACATACGGGCACGTGGACGCCTCAGCCTTGGGCGAGCTCGCCAGGATCACCAAGCCCGGCGGCTTCATCACCATCACAATCCGCGACGGCGCATTTGACGACCACGACTACCCTGAAAAAATGCGCGAACTGGAAACAAAGAGAACCTGGAAACAGATCGAAATCCGGGACGAAGACTATCTGCAAAAGGAAGGTGTCGGCTGCAAGGTCTGCACGTTTCAAATAATTTAA
- a CDS encoding YitT family protein: MSGTSRSFLGKGPTFRLDVAYAVWWNLALITVGSLIVSVGVKSLAVPHELVAGGVFGLASLAYYVTGVLSPGWINFLLNIPLFLFAWFKVSRRFFIYSAYATVATTLFYEFVTIPIPVKNQLYAAVASGVITGFGAGLVLRSLGSNGGLDVVAVHLFQRFNIGIGRVYLLFNTLLYCGSLFRLPLDVIIASLIMVFITAVVVEQTLSLFSQRKVVLIISKLADAISEDILTQLRQSATFLKGFGAYSRREQNVLMTVVNNVQLKKLEEITFTRDENALFIVENTFSVIGSSFSRRKIY; this comes from the coding sequence ATGTCTGGCACAAGCAGATCGTTTCTCGGCAAGGGACCGACCTTCCGTCTTGACGTCGCCTATGCCGTCTGGTGGAACCTGGCCCTGATAACGGTCGGTTCACTGATCGTCTCCGTGGGCGTCAAGAGCCTTGCGGTGCCCCATGAGCTGGTGGCGGGAGGCGTCTTCGGCCTCGCCTCCCTGGCGTATTACGTCACGGGCGTGCTTTCTCCAGGTTGGATCAACTTCCTGCTGAACATCCCGCTCTTCCTGTTTGCCTGGTTCAAGGTGAGCCGCAGGTTTTTCATCTACAGTGCGTATGCCACAGTGGCCACGACCCTGTTCTATGAGTTCGTGACCATCCCCATTCCGGTGAAGAACCAACTGTACGCCGCAGTGGCCAGCGGCGTCATCACCGGGTTCGGGGCCGGCCTCGTGCTCCGCTCTCTAGGTTCCAACGGTGGCCTGGACGTGGTCGCGGTGCACCTCTTCCAGCGGTTCAACATCGGCATCGGACGCGTCTATCTCCTCTTCAACACGCTCCTATACTGCGGCAGCCTGTTCCGGCTTCCGCTGGACGTCATCATCGCCTCGCTGATCATGGTCTTCATCACGGCAGTCGTTGTCGAGCAGACCCTGTCCCTCTTCAGCCAGCGAAAGGTGGTCCTGATCATTTCCAAACTCGCCGACGCCATCAGCGAGGACATCCTGACCCAGCTCAGGCAGAGCGCCACCTTCCTCAAAGGATTCGGGGCGTATTCGCGCAGAGAACAGAACGTCCTCATGACCGTGGTCAACAACGTGCAGCTCAAGAAGCTGGAGGAGATCACCTTCACCCGGGACGAGAATGCGCTCTTCATCGTGGAGAACACCTTCTCGGTGATCGGATCAAGCTTCTCCAGAAGAAAAATATATTGA
- a CDS encoding FG-GAP repeat domain-containing protein: MLNRRFVLSLTTLLAVLLLAVPALAQGTKKYAVFPFTYNGPKKYSYFPKAFQASLNNDLEWPGHAEPAGDSVIDGVATPSGTADSIKTLRSIGIDYLVTGSIAILDREANLKITAVGVDGSSWERTGQMPIDEITPWLDEQSGMIMGDVFQRPGYGSAETKGDQEDIKDRVQAPTNPAILAANDDSYRSDTLNPQFRYEGGTQAEGRWRSQTFRFFSTSMVVEDGDGDGRNEVFILHNDGISAYRFNGGKLEHLDSMTLAPNTQYLRLEIADVNRDGIKELIVGTYVSQYRSQIKAPEGYPRSYILSFEGDKFKYLAKGIKLFLGVLRIPPTYMPVMVAQKKGRRHLFDNHMYEALLKDGEIVKGQPVSIPPWGNVYNMVYLPDGFGYRYVILDDFHKLIVYSQTMERLYSSDNDTFNSSGTGIEYSDKPEGMGPGTVDEVVSTYNVPFRMLTASLTTKGKHELLANKDLSIAAQFFERFKYYSQGEIHSLAWDGVGLNMAWKTRRIKGQVCDMALADLNNDGKKQLCVLLNTFPGGLGFSKRKTVVLAYDLNTD, from the coding sequence ATGTTGAATCGACGTTTCGTCCTGTCCTTGACCACGTTGCTGGCGGTCCTGCTGCTGGCCGTGCCGGCCCTGGCCCAGGGGACGAAGAAATATGCGGTATTTCCGTTCACCTATAACGGACCCAAAAAATACAGCTACTTTCCCAAGGCATTCCAGGCCAGCCTGAACAACGACCTGGAATGGCCGGGGCACGCCGAGCCCGCCGGCGACAGCGTCATCGATGGCGTGGCAACGCCTTCGGGAACTGCGGATTCCATCAAGACGCTGCGCAGCATCGGCATCGACTACCTGGTAACCGGTTCCATCGCCATCCTGGACAGGGAAGCCAACCTCAAGATCACCGCAGTGGGTGTTGACGGCTCCTCCTGGGAGAGGACAGGCCAGATGCCCATTGACGAGATCACCCCCTGGCTGGACGAACAGAGCGGCATGATCATGGGTGACGTGTTCCAGCGTCCCGGCTACGGCTCCGCCGAGACCAAGGGTGATCAGGAAGACATCAAGGACAGGGTACAGGCCCCCACCAATCCCGCTATCCTCGCCGCCAACGACGACTCCTATCGTTCCGACACCCTGAACCCGCAGTTCCGCTATGAAGGCGGCACCCAGGCCGAGGGAAGATGGAGAAGCCAGACTTTCCGTTTCTTTTCCACCAGCATGGTCGTTGAAGACGGCGACGGTGATGGCCGAAACGAAGTTTTCATCCTGCACAACGACGGCATCTCCGCCTACCGTTTCAATGGCGGCAAGCTCGAGCACCTGGACTCCATGACACTGGCCCCCAACACCCAGTACCTCCGCCTGGAGATTGCCGACGTGAACAGGGACGGTATCAAGGAACTCATCGTGGGAACCTATGTGAGCCAGTACCGGAGCCAGATCAAGGCGCCCGAGGGCTACCCCAGATCCTATATCCTGAGCTTTGAAGGCGACAAATTCAAATACCTCGCCAAGGGCATCAAACTGTTCCTCGGCGTTCTGCGTATTCCGCCCACCTACATGCCCGTGATGGTCGCCCAGAAAAAGGGCCGCCGTCACCTCTTCGACAACCACATGTACGAGGCACTCCTCAAGGACGGCGAGATCGTCAAAGGCCAGCCCGTGTCCATCCCGCCGTGGGGCAACGTCTACAACATGGTCTATCTGCCCGACGGCTTCGGATACCGCTACGTGATCCTCGACGATTTCCACAAACTCATCGTCTACAGCCAGACCATGGAGCGGCTCTACTCGTCCGACAATGACACCTTCAACAGTTCGGGTACCGGCATCGAATACAGCGACAAGCCTGAAGGCATGGGCCCCGGCACGGTGGACGAGGTCGTCTCCACCTACAACGTTCCCTTCCGCATGCTGACCGCCTCATTGACCACCAAGGGCAAGCATGAACTGCTGGCCAACAAGGACCTCTCCATCGCGGCCCAGTTCTTCGAGCGGTTCAAGTACTACTCCCAGGGCGAGATCCACTCCCTGGCCTGGGACGGCGTCGGCCTGAACATGGCCTGGAAGACCAGGCGCATCAAGGGGCAGGTCTGCGACATGGCCCTGGCCGATCTGAACAACGACGGCAAGAAGCAGCTCTGCGTACTGCTCAACACGTTCCCGGGCGGGCTGGGCTTCTCCAAACGCAAGACCGTGGTTCTGGCCTACGACCTGAACACCGATTAG
- a CDS encoding TRAP transporter small permease: MIDTLDAISRHISRGLAFLAGLFLVGMMLLACANMVLRAVWVPVQGTFELMGFMGAVVAAFSLGFAQREKAHIAVGILLARFPARVRRLADALTSAVSSGFFILCGMETWKWASFLVQTGEVSETLQITYYPFVFAASAGCMALAFVLLVDTLKTLTAEKVQ, from the coding sequence ATGATTGATACACTTGATGCAATCAGCCGGCATATTTCCCGTGGTCTGGCCTTCCTGGCAGGCCTCTTTCTCGTGGGCATGATGCTCCTGGCCTGCGCCAACATGGTTCTTCGCGCGGTCTGGGTGCCGGTGCAGGGCACCTTCGAGCTCATGGGCTTCATGGGCGCGGTGGTGGCGGCCTTCTCCCTGGGATTCGCCCAGCGGGAAAAGGCGCACATCGCCGTGGGTATCCTCCTGGCCCGGTTCCCGGCCCGGGTCCGCAGACTGGCCGACGCCCTGACCTCGGCTGTCTCCAGCGGCTTCTTCATCCTCTGCGGCATGGAAACCTGGAAATGGGCGTCCTTCCTGGTCCAGACTGGCGAGGTCTCGGAGACCCTCCAGATCACCTACTATCCTTTCGTGTTCGCAGCGTCGGCAGGCTGCATGGCCCTGGCCTTTGTCCTGCTCGTGGACACACTCAAAACCCTGACTGCTGAGAAGGTGCAGTAA